One window from the genome of Pseudomonas frederiksbergensis encodes:
- a CDS encoding TonB family protein: MTAMIMHGSSMGWPVPGREGFWKNGLAAGGAVALHAAVVVLLVAGWTVEKPSVEAPRVLRTQLVILPPAPAPQAPAPVAAVTPQPVEAPAPQVEAPRPKPVEATPDPQLQARKLEQAALARKRVEERKREQQADEQRQRQESERRRHEAEQQAAEQQRQAQQAEALAQQRRAEQARLAADSRSYLPLSKEAPDYPQRALDKGLEGDCTVEYSVTPDGRIENPKVLDGCHPLFIRPSLAAAQTFRYQPRIVDGRAVTVPAVRNTFHYRIK, encoded by the coding sequence ATGACGGCGATGATCATGCACGGTTCGTCCATGGGGTGGCCGGTGCCGGGCCGCGAGGGCTTCTGGAAAAATGGCTTGGCGGCGGGCGGTGCCGTGGCGTTGCACGCCGCCGTCGTCGTACTGCTGGTGGCCGGTTGGACGGTGGAGAAACCGTCGGTGGAGGCGCCTCGGGTCCTGCGTACGCAACTGGTTATCCTGCCACCAGCCCCGGCTCCCCAGGCGCCCGCGCCCGTGGCGGCTGTCACACCGCAACCGGTCGAAGCGCCTGCGCCGCAGGTCGAGGCTCCCCGCCCCAAACCGGTCGAGGCAACGCCTGATCCGCAGCTTCAAGCAAGGAAGCTGGAGCAGGCTGCCTTGGCTCGCAAACGGGTCGAGGAGCGCAAGCGCGAACAACAGGCCGATGAGCAACGGCAGCGCCAGGAAAGTGAACGTCGTCGGCACGAAGCGGAGCAGCAGGCTGCGGAACAACAGCGCCAGGCCCAACAGGCCGAGGCGCTCGCCCAGCAACGCCGTGCCGAACAGGCGCGCCTGGCCGCCGACAGCCGCAGCTATCTGCCCCTGAGCAAAGAGGCACCGGACTATCCGCAACGGGCGTTGGACAAAGGGCTGGAAGGTGATTGCACTGTGGAGTACAGCGTGACGCCGGATGGACGGATCGAGAACCCGAAGGTGCTCGATGGCTGCCACCCCTTATTCATCCGACCGTCCCTGGCGGCCGCCCAGACATTCCGCTACCAGCCGCGGATCGTCGACGGCCGGGCGGTCACGGTGCCGGCGGTAAGGAATACCTTTCACTACCGAATCAAATAG
- the tolQ gene encoding protein TolQ, giving the protein MQATLEHMTIWGLISDASLLVKAVMLTLLLASLLSWYLIIQRSTVLQRSERQFNGFLQRFRSSADLLPLYRETAQARAEDGGVLPVFHAGYQAFIQLNLPSGSPAVVLEGVERSLYVAISEQEIQLEKGLQFLATVGSVSPYIGLFGTVWGIMNAFLGLSQVQQASLSTVAPGIAEALIATAIGLFAAIPAVVAYNRLAARGQTLLTRYYAFGNELQARLHRKLHGASVNLATAA; this is encoded by the coding sequence ATGCAAGCCACACTGGAACACATGACGATCTGGGGCTTGATCAGCGACGCGAGCCTGCTGGTCAAGGCGGTCATGCTCACGCTGTTATTGGCCTCGTTGCTGAGCTGGTACCTGATCATCCAGCGCAGCACCGTGCTGCAGCGCAGCGAGCGCCAATTCAACGGTTTTCTCCAGCGCTTTCGCAGCAGCGCTGATCTGCTGCCGCTGTACCGCGAAACCGCCCAGGCGCGCGCGGAGGACGGCGGCGTGCTGCCGGTTTTCCATGCCGGTTACCAGGCGTTCATCCAACTGAACCTGCCTTCGGGCAGCCCTGCGGTGGTGCTCGAAGGCGTCGAACGCTCGCTTTACGTGGCCATCAGCGAACAAGAAATCCAGCTGGAAAAGGGCCTGCAGTTTCTGGCCACTGTCGGCTCGGTCAGCCCTTACATCGGCCTGTTCGGCACCGTATGGGGAATCATGAACGCCTTCCTGGGCTTGTCCCAGGTGCAACAGGCCAGTCTTTCCACCGTGGCGCCGGGCATCGCCGAAGCGTTGATCGCCACGGCCATTGGCCTGTTTGCCGCGATCCCGGCGGTGGTTGCCTATAACCGCCTGGCTGCGCGCGGGCAGACGCTGCTGACCCGCTACTACGCCTTTGGCAACGAATTGCAGGCCCGCTTGCATCGCAAGTTGCACGGTGCCTCGGTGAACCTGGCGACGGCCGCTTGA
- a CDS encoding ATP-binding protein, which translates to MRFLAARRWANLPLRGKALVVISLPLVVLLLSLVLIYITERQTARAEEDVRRVLLVQGDIQAVHTLLAEAAASVRGYLLTRREDFLPGYEQATPKIQAALQRLDHNIRDARMREHLKTITPLIGEKLKGLVALRTGKGDDTATITAILIENKQVLDVLREQISAMRIREDALLAERSAAASATRMRLLFATLLAAVCGLFGAIVAVLFLSKGIVARVQKVQGNAQRLALGQPLLPQPPERDEIGQLGTRLVEAGQLLAERERALRDNEERLRLIIDGVKDYGIFALDAQGHVITWNVGAERIKGYTEQEVLGRHFSLFYLAEECPAHPDMALLEATRDGHYMEEGWRCRKDGSRFWASVVITAQYDGTGALRGFSKITRDITDRRAAEIALRTAREEAESASRAKSEFLSRMSHELRTPLNSILGFAQLLDMDSIAGQRPQVSHILRAGQHLLALINEVLDIARIEAGRLPLNIEPIGLPAVLHEALTLVSPMAADAGIHLAELPLLPDGSGVLADRQRLVQVLLNLLSNAIKYNRPGGEVRIEVIVQAPHVSIAISDTGHGIAPELLGRLFKPFERLGADPQVEGTGLGLSLSKSLLEMMQGHLQVRSDPGQGCCFTLQLPCAHVSGSHLPPMVALEVARPRTEFDAKVLCIEDNLSSLALIETLMQRRPGIQLLSSMQGQMGLDLARQHTPQLILLDVTLPDLEGLEVLRRLRQSPATASTPVLMITADASDLAHRALRDAGATAILTKPIHIQAFLGHLERYLPESA; encoded by the coding sequence ATGAGGTTTCTCGCCGCCCGACGTTGGGCCAACCTGCCCTTGCGCGGCAAGGCATTGGTGGTGATCTCCCTGCCATTGGTGGTCCTGTTGCTGTCCTTGGTGCTGATCTATATCACTGAGCGCCAGACCGCCCGCGCCGAGGAAGATGTCCGCCGTGTCCTGCTGGTGCAGGGCGACATCCAGGCGGTGCACACCTTGCTGGCCGAAGCGGCCGCCAGCGTGCGCGGATATCTGTTGACCCGTCGCGAAGATTTCCTGCCAGGCTATGAACAGGCCACACCGAAGATCCAGGCCGCATTGCAACGCCTGGATCACAACATCCGCGACGCCAGGATGCGCGAGCATCTCAAGACCATCACGCCGCTGATCGGCGAAAAACTCAAGGGGCTGGTCGCCCTGCGCACAGGCAAGGGCGATGACACCGCGACCATTACCGCCATCCTGATCGAAAACAAACAAGTACTGGATGTGTTGCGCGAACAGATCAGCGCCATGCGCATCCGCGAAGACGCCTTGCTCGCCGAGCGCAGCGCCGCCGCCTCGGCCACGCGCATGCGCCTGTTGTTCGCGACCCTGCTGGCGGCGGTGTGCGGGCTGTTTGGCGCCATCGTCGCGGTGCTGTTCCTGTCCAAGGGCATCGTTGCCAGGGTCCAGAAGGTACAAGGCAACGCCCAGCGCCTGGCGTTGGGCCAACCGCTGCTGCCACAACCACCGGAGCGGGATGAAATCGGCCAACTGGGCACGCGCCTGGTGGAGGCCGGGCAATTGCTGGCCGAGCGCGAGCGAGCCTTGCGCGATAACGAAGAACGCCTGCGACTGATCATCGACGGCGTGAAGGACTATGGGATTTTCGCCCTGGACGCCCAGGGCCATGTGATCACGTGGAATGTCGGCGCCGAGCGGATCAAGGGTTATACCGAACAGGAAGTGCTTGGCCGGCATTTCTCGCTGTTCTACCTCGCCGAAGAATGCCCGGCGCACCCGGACATGGCCCTGCTCGAGGCCACCCGCGACGGTCACTACATGGAAGAAGGCTGGCGATGCCGCAAGGACGGCAGTCGGTTCTGGGCCAGCGTGGTGATCACCGCCCAATACGACGGCACCGGCGCCCTGCGCGGCTTCTCCAAGATCACCCGCGACATTACCGACCGGCGTGCCGCCGAGATAGCCCTGCGCACGGCCCGCGAGGAAGCCGAAAGCGCCAGTCGCGCCAAGAGTGAGTTCCTGTCCCGCATGAGCCACGAACTGCGTACGCCGTTGAACTCCATCCTGGGCTTCGCGCAACTGCTGGACATGGATTCCATCGCTGGCCAGCGCCCGCAGGTCAGTCACATCCTCCGGGCGGGCCAGCACTTGCTGGCGTTGATCAACGAGGTGCTCGACATCGCCCGGATCGAAGCGGGTCGACTGCCGTTGAACATCGAACCGATCGGCCTGCCGGCGGTGCTGCACGAAGCCTTGACCCTGGTATCGCCAATGGCCGCCGACGCCGGTATCCATTTGGCCGAGCTTCCCTTGCTGCCCGACGGCAGCGGCGTGCTTGCCGACCGCCAACGCCTGGTCCAGGTGTTGTTGAACCTGCTGTCCAACGCCATCAAATACAACCGGCCGGGCGGCGAGGTGCGCATCGAGGTCATTGTCCAAGCCCCCCACGTCAGCATCGCCATCAGCGACACCGGTCATGGCATCGCCCCCGAGCTGTTGGGCCGCCTGTTCAAGCCATTCGAACGCCTTGGCGCCGATCCACAGGTCGAAGGCACCGGACTCGGACTTTCCCTGAGCAAGAGCCTGCTGGAGATGATGCAAGGCCACCTGCAAGTGCGCAGTGATCCGGGACAAGGTTGCTGCTTCACCCTGCAACTGCCCTGCGCCCACGTGTCCGGGTCTCATCTGCCGCCGATGGTTGCACTGGAAGTGGCGCGTCCGCGCACCGAGTTCGACGCCAAGGTGCTGTGCATCGAAGACAACCTGTCGAGCCTGGCCCTGATCGAAACCCTAATGCAACGCCGTCCGGGCATCCAGCTGTTGTCGAGCATGCAAGGCCAGATGGGCCTGGACCTGGCTCGCCAGCACACGCCACAGTTGATCTTGCTGGACGTGACCTTGCCTGACCTGGAAGGCCTGGAAGTTCTTCGCCGCCTGCGCCAATCCCCAGCCACGGCGTCGACGCCAGTGCTGATGATCACCGCCGATGCCAGCGACCTGGCCCACCGCGCCCTGCGCGACGCAGGCGCCACCGCGATCCTGACCAAACCCATTCATATCCAGGCCTTCCTTGGCCACCTGGAACGTTATTTACCGGAGTCCGCATGA
- a CDS encoding phytase, producing the protein MIACLLASHAQAAPSLKLQPWTQDLSANAVAFLPGEAAGRLLAGRDGLLLLDDQGRELARFNGAFDGLDTRALGANALVTSLDSSRQQALLVSLDPQKRQWGTPLYLPTRDFPVNGLCLYRDEASNLFVFLVGEEGRGEQWLVGHGEQLSETAQRVRGLPLPPDATTCQVQDDASQLFVNEERVGWWAYPASSEAESVRVPVAMRAPFGDIRHLAGAMAVLPGGLLGLDPQAGQLNVYQQQGQAWVAKGGLPLTGLKEPESLAVRLTKNGAQLLLRDDESGRLYQGDINWQPTPVPLAPRLPNVAAIAQSEPVARQGDAADDPAIWVHPTTPAMSRVLGTNKKQGLLAYDLQGKLLQELPVGRLNNVDVRSGLKLGSQTIDLAVASNRDRNSLSLFSIDRASGELREAGEIATPLKEIYGICLFQPDSGELYAFANGKDGQFLQYRLHAADGSINGELVRQFSVDSQPEGCVADDQRQRLFLGEEDVGVWTVDARADQPATLGSVIKVGAQLHADVEGIALYQSAGHDYLVISSQGNDSYVVLDAQPPYAVRGAFRVGLNAAANIDGASETDGLEVVSANLGGPWSRGMLVVQDGRKRMPEQAQNFKFVPWTDVAKALGLP; encoded by the coding sequence ATGATCGCCTGCCTGCTGGCCAGCCATGCACAGGCCGCTCCGAGCCTGAAGCTGCAACCCTGGACACAGGACCTGTCAGCGAACGCCGTGGCGTTCCTGCCCGGCGAGGCGGCCGGGCGGTTGCTGGCCGGGCGTGATGGGTTGCTGCTGCTCGATGACCAAGGGCGCGAACTGGCGCGTTTCAACGGCGCGTTCGATGGCCTGGATACCCGCGCCCTGGGCGCAAATGCGCTGGTGACCAGCCTCGACAGCAGTCGTCAGCAAGCGTTGCTGGTCAGCCTCGATCCGCAGAAGCGCCAGTGGGGCACACCGCTGTATCTGCCGACGCGGGATTTTCCGGTGAACGGCCTGTGCCTGTACCGGGACGAGGCGAGCAATCTGTTCGTCTTCCTGGTCGGTGAAGAAGGCCGGGGCGAGCAATGGCTGGTAGGCCATGGCGAGCAACTCAGCGAGACCGCACAGCGGGTGCGTGGCCTGCCGCTGCCGCCGGATGCCACGACGTGCCAGGTACAGGACGACGCCAGCCAGTTGTTCGTCAATGAAGAGCGGGTGGGTTGGTGGGCGTATCCGGCCTCGTCCGAGGCCGAGTCCGTGCGAGTGCCGGTGGCGATGCGGGCACCGTTCGGTGACATCCGCCACCTGGCCGGCGCCATGGCTGTGCTGCCGGGGGGCTTGCTCGGGCTGGACCCGCAAGCGGGGCAGTTGAATGTGTACCAGCAGCAAGGCCAGGCATGGGTTGCCAAGGGCGGCCTGCCGCTAACGGGGCTGAAGGAGCCGGAAAGCCTCGCCGTGCGCCTGACAAAAAACGGCGCCCAGCTGCTGCTGCGTGACGATGAAAGCGGCCGTCTCTACCAAGGCGACATCAATTGGCAGCCCACGCCGGTGCCGTTGGCGCCGAGGTTGCCCAATGTCGCCGCCATCGCCCAGAGCGAGCCGGTGGCCCGCCAAGGTGATGCGGCGGATGACCCGGCCATCTGGGTCCACCCGACCACGCCCGCCATGAGTCGGGTATTGGGCACCAACAAGAAGCAAGGCCTGCTGGCTTACGACCTGCAAGGCAAGTTGCTGCAAGAGCTGCCGGTGGGACGCCTCAATAATGTCGATGTGCGCAGCGGCCTCAAGCTGGGTTCGCAAACCATCGACCTGGCCGTGGCCAGCAACCGTGACCGCAACAGCCTGAGCCTGTTCAGCATAGATCGCGCCAGCGGTGAGTTGCGCGAAGCCGGCGAGATCGCGACGCCGCTCAAGGAAATCTACGGGATCTGTCTGTTCCAGCCCGACAGCGGCGAGTTGTATGCCTTCGCCAATGGCAAGGATGGGCAATTCCTGCAGTACCGCTTGCACGCTGCGGACGGCTCGATCAACGGCGAGTTGGTGCGTCAGTTCAGCGTCGACAGCCAACCCGAAGGCTGCGTGGCCGACGATCAGCGCCAACGCTTGTTCCTCGGCGAGGAAGATGTCGGCGTCTGGACCGTCGATGCCCGTGCCGACCAACCGGCCACCCTGGGCAGCGTGATCAAGGTCGGTGCGCAACTGCACGCCGATGTCGAGGGCATCGCCTTGTATCAAAGCGCCGGCCACGACTACCTGGTGATCTCCAGCCAGGGCAACGACAGCTATGTGGTGCTCGATGCCCAGCCACCCTATGCCGTGCGCGGAGCGTTCAGGGTCGGGCTGAACGCGGCGGCGAACATCGACGGGGCTTCGGAAACCGACGGCCTGGAGGTGGTTTCGGCCAACCTCGGGGGACCTTGGAGCCGGGGCATGCTGGTAGTCCAGGACGGGCGCAAGCGCATGCCCGAGCAAGCCCAGAATTTCAAGTTCGTGCCGTGGACCGACGTGGCGAAAGCGCTAGGCCTGCCTTGA
- a CDS encoding response regulator, which translates to MNRPVRLLLADDHEVTRTGFISMLAGIEGFEVVGQACDGQEALDLCERLQPDIAILDIRMPVLNGLGAARILKQRQPQIKVMVFTMDDSPDHLEAAIGAGAVGYLLKDASRAEMLDALKRVAQGEEALNSAVSARLLRRMAERGASGAPQVQALTTRERQVLGLVASGFSNREIGEKLGIAPGTAKAHVERVIGKLGAADRTQAAVRGVALGLVAQPSGQWP; encoded by the coding sequence ATGAACCGTCCCGTGCGCCTACTGCTGGCCGACGATCACGAAGTCACCCGTACCGGTTTCATTTCCATGCTCGCCGGCATTGAAGGGTTCGAAGTGGTCGGCCAGGCGTGCGACGGCCAGGAGGCACTCGATCTGTGTGAGCGGTTGCAGCCCGACATCGCCATCCTCGATATCCGCATGCCGGTGCTCAACGGCCTTGGTGCGGCGCGCATCCTCAAGCAGCGCCAGCCACAGATCAAGGTGATGGTCTTCACCATGGACGATAGTCCCGACCACCTCGAAGCCGCCATTGGGGCAGGTGCCGTCGGCTATTTGCTCAAGGATGCCAGCCGTGCCGAGATGCTCGATGCGCTGAAACGGGTCGCCCAGGGCGAAGAAGCCCTCAACAGCGCGGTCAGCGCCCGCCTCTTGCGACGCATGGCCGAGCGCGGCGCAAGCGGTGCGCCGCAGGTCCAGGCGCTGACAACCCGCGAGCGCCAGGTGCTCGGTCTGGTGGCGAGCGGGTTCAGCAACCGTGAAATCGGCGAAAAGCTCGGCATCGCCCCCGGCACCGCGAAGGCCCACGTGGAACGGGTCATCGGCAAGCTTGGCGCCGCCGACCGAACCCAGGCCGCCGTGCGCGGTGTTGCCCTGGGGCTGGTCGCGCAACCTTCCGGACAATGGCCATGA
- a CDS encoding response regulator: MNRDLRILIIDDQRPNLDLMEQLLAREGLHNVLSSTEPLRTLDLFNSFEPDLVILDLHMPVFDGFAVLEQLNRRIPANDYLPILVLTADATRDTRLRALALGARDFISKPLDALETMLRVWNLLETRALYKSLRTLIPAQQIELLRQHRPTADVRQTI; encoded by the coding sequence ATGAATCGCGATTTGCGCATCCTGATCATTGACGATCAGCGCCCCAACCTCGACCTGATGGAACAACTGCTGGCCCGCGAAGGGTTGCACAATGTACTGAGCAGCACCGAACCGCTGCGCACCCTGGACCTGTTCAACAGTTTCGAGCCGGACCTGGTCATCCTGGACCTGCACATGCCTGTGTTCGACGGCTTCGCGGTGCTGGAGCAACTCAACCGGCGGATCCCGGCCAATGACTACCTGCCCATCCTGGTCTTGACCGCCGACGCCACCCGCGACACCCGCCTGCGGGCCCTGGCGTTGGGCGCGAGGGACTTCATCAGCAAGCCCCTCGATGCGCTGGAAACCATGTTGCGCGTCTGGAACCTGCTGGAGACCCGGGCGCTTTATAAATCGTTGCGCACCTTGATTCCCGCCCAACAGATCGAGCTGTTGCGCCAGCACCGGCCCACCGCCGATGTCCGCCAGACTATTTGA
- a CDS encoding TonB-dependent receptor: MQHRTSTAGLVGFTLTALAMAVASERLSAAETSATEHVEVVGQAASIDQALKEQRSADSIKSVVHADGVAQLPDENVAEAVQRLPGISVERDQGEGRFVSVRGLGPDLNSVTINGTLVPAPESERRAVALDVLPSELVQSLSVIKTLTPDMDANSLGGTVDVKSLSAFDHKGLFYTGSSEASYDKNTAQTSPKFSGAISDRFSLGDGIDNFGVAAALSWQKRDFGSDNVETGGAWDFEQGSRLEEFEQRDYDIRRERAGGGLNFDYKPDDFSSYYLRTLYSRYKDSETRNAASIAFDDPQAPGEIGPAEGERKLKQREETQQIQSYVLGGERLFGLWTLSGQAGYSESSEDSPGHIAGATFQGIDGIDGGFYDSGKPRPIVGPGFYDPANFSLDKVDWERQKTTDTEKNLRLDLARDYDVKGYASQVKFGGKVSRRDKDNDLDAWVYEDFDDLGFTDEQLGLGQFQKGNVDYRLGRFGPGISAGAIKQLLGGLDRDEFFDEQESRVNDFKMSEDINAAYLMNTVDIDDWRFIAGMRYEGTEFEAKGTGATDGVFTDTDTRRQYHHWLPGLHARYQLDKNTQVRAAWTKSVVRPTFGQLAPGFVIDDDEATFGNPDLKPLESSNLDLGIEHFMGRAGTVSAFVFYKDIQNFVYNTDLAGTGAWTDFAEAHSFANGDSAKLYGLELAYSQKFDWLPAPWNGLLLGGNATFSRSDAQIEGLDQASGTQRKRSIDLPNQSDTVGNLMLGWENDKLSLRLSANYKSAYLYELASISDRDHDLYVDAQTFVDFSARYSLTKNLQVSLEAQNLTDEPYFVYTGHRSYNGQFEEYGPTYKLGLTFTHF, encoded by the coding sequence ATGCAGCACCGTACCAGCACCGCCGGGCTCGTCGGTTTTACGCTCACTGCCTTGGCCATGGCCGTGGCCAGCGAGCGCTTGAGCGCTGCCGAGACATCGGCCACCGAGCACGTCGAGGTAGTCGGCCAGGCCGCCAGTATCGACCAAGCCCTCAAGGAGCAACGCAGCGCCGACAGCATCAAGAGTGTGGTGCACGCCGACGGCGTGGCACAGCTGCCGGATGAGAACGTCGCCGAAGCGGTCCAGCGCCTGCCGGGCATCAGCGTCGAACGCGACCAGGGCGAAGGCCGCTTCGTCAGCGTGCGCGGGCTGGGGCCGGACCTCAACAGCGTGACCATCAACGGCACGCTGGTGCCCGCCCCGGAAAGCGAACGCCGCGCGGTCGCCCTCGACGTGTTGCCCTCGGAACTGGTGCAGTCGCTGTCGGTGATCAAGACCCTGACGCCGGACATGGACGCCAACTCACTGGGCGGTACGGTGGACGTCAAGAGCCTCTCGGCTTTTGATCATAAGGGACTGTTCTACACCGGCAGCAGCGAAGCCAGCTATGACAAGAACACTGCCCAGACCAGCCCGAAATTTTCCGGCGCCATCAGTGATCGTTTCAGCCTGGGCGACGGCATCGACAACTTCGGCGTCGCCGCCGCGCTGAGCTGGCAGAAGCGTGACTTCGGTTCGGACAACGTCGAAACCGGCGGCGCCTGGGACTTCGAGCAAGGCTCACGACTCGAAGAATTCGAACAGCGCGACTACGACATCCGTCGCGAGCGTGCTGGCGGCGGGCTGAATTTCGACTACAAGCCTGATGACTTCAGTAGCTATTACCTGCGCACGCTGTACAGCCGCTACAAGGACAGCGAAACCCGCAACGCCGCCAGTATTGCCTTCGACGACCCACAGGCGCCGGGCGAGATCGGCCCTGCCGAGGGTGAGCGCAAGCTCAAGCAGCGCGAAGAGACCCAGCAAATCCAATCCTATGTGCTGGGCGGCGAGCGCTTGTTCGGTCTCTGGACGCTGAGTGGCCAGGCTGGCTACAGCGAGTCCAGCGAGGACAGTCCCGGCCACATCGCCGGCGCCACGTTCCAGGGCATCGATGGCATTGACGGTGGTTTCTACGACAGTGGCAAGCCGCGGCCGATCGTTGGCCCAGGCTTCTACGATCCCGCCAACTTCAGCCTCGACAAGGTGGACTGGGAACGGCAGAAAACCACCGACACCGAGAAGAACCTGCGCCTGGACCTGGCCCGTGACTATGACGTGAAAGGCTACGCATCCCAGGTGAAATTCGGTGGCAAGGTCAGCCGGCGCGACAAGGACAACGATCTCGACGCCTGGGTGTACGAGGATTTCGATGACCTGGGGTTCACCGACGAGCAACTCGGTCTTGGCCAGTTCCAGAAGGGCAACGTCGACTACCGCCTGGGCCGGTTCGGCCCTGGGATCAGTGCCGGTGCCATCAAGCAATTGCTGGGAGGCCTCGATCGCGACGAGTTTTTCGACGAGCAGGAGTCGCGGGTCAACGACTTCAAGATGAGCGAAGACATCAACGCCGCGTACCTGATGAATACCGTCGACATCGACGATTGGCGCTTCATTGCCGGCATGCGCTACGAAGGCACCGAGTTCGAGGCCAAGGGCACCGGCGCCACCGACGGTGTCTTCACCGACACCGATACCCGACGCCAATACCACCATTGGCTACCCGGCCTGCACGCACGTTATCAGTTGGACAAGAACACCCAGGTGCGCGCGGCCTGGACCAAGTCCGTGGTGCGACCAACCTTCGGCCAACTGGCTCCGGGTTTTGTCATCGACGATGACGAGGCCACCTTCGGCAACCCGGACCTCAAGCCCCTGGAATCGAGCAATCTGGACCTGGGCATCGAACACTTCATGGGCCGCGCCGGCACCGTCTCGGCTTTCGTGTTCTACAAGGACATACAGAACTTCGTCTACAACACCGACCTGGCCGGCACCGGCGCCTGGACCGATTTCGCCGAAGCCCACAGTTTCGCCAATGGCGACAGTGCCAAGCTCTATGGCCTGGAACTGGCTTACTCGCAAAAATTCGATTGGCTGCCGGCGCCGTGGAACGGCCTGCTGCTGGGTGGCAACGCGACGTTCAGTCGATCCGATGCGCAAATCGAAGGGTTGGACCAGGCCAGTGGCACCCAGCGCAAGCGCAGCATTGACCTGCCAAACCAGTCGGACACGGTCGGCAACCTCATGTTGGGTTGGGAAAACGACAAGCTCAGCCTGCGCCTGTCGGCCAACTACAAATCGGCCTACCTGTACGAATTGGCCTCCATCAGCGACCGCGACCATGACCTGTATGTCGACGCCCAGACTTTCGTCGACTTCAGTGCCCGCTATTCGCTGACCAAGAACCTGCAAGTCAGCCTGGAAGCCCAGAACCTCACTGACGAGCCGTACTTCGTCTACACCGGCCACCGTTCCTACAACGGCCAATTCGAGGAATACGGCCCGACCTACAAGCTGGGGCTGACGTTTACCCATTTCTGA
- the tolR gene encoding protein TolR, giving the protein MLVKPQRKHGPKAEMNVVPYIDVMLVLLVIFMVTAPMLTQGVKIELPKVASEALANDGRQRILTLSVKAEGGYYWNLGGELDTQHQTDSAVDLEQLRVKVAQVVAERSDTQVYIRADGHADYARVVAAMAALQQGGVSNLGLVTEAER; this is encoded by the coding sequence ATGTTAGTCAAGCCGCAACGCAAGCACGGGCCCAAGGCCGAAATGAATGTGGTCCCCTACATCGACGTCATGCTGGTGTTGTTGGTGATCTTCATGGTCACCGCGCCGATGCTGACCCAAGGCGTGAAGATCGAGCTGCCCAAGGTCGCCAGCGAAGCCTTGGCCAACGACGGCCGGCAGCGGATCCTGACGTTGTCGGTGAAAGCCGAAGGCGGCTACTACTGGAACCTCGGCGGCGAACTGGACACTCAGCACCAGACCGACAGCGCGGTGGACCTGGAGCAGCTGCGCGTGAAGGTGGCGCAGGTCGTCGCCGAGCGCAGCGATACCCAGGTCTACATCCGGGCTGATGGCCATGCCGATTACGCCCGGGTCGTTGCCGCCATGGCGGCCTTGCAGCAGGGCGGGGTGAGCAACCTGGGCCTGGTGACCGAGGCTGAACGATGA